In Mangifera indica cultivar Alphonso chromosome 14, CATAS_Mindica_2.1, whole genome shotgun sequence, the DNA window TAATGTGATGGAATcaggaaatgataaaaatattataataaaattaaggatCTAAATTTTTTACCGTGACGCTCTCAAATAAACTAcgttattaataaaatcaaaaattttgcTTTGTTTAGTGTAATATTTAAAGATTTCATACTTACCATGAAAAAGGGATAATGAGGGAGATTTGAtttaaggtaatcttttattattttgataatttattattttataagataaataatataaaaaatgatataattattaaatattaaaaaattattgagatataaatatttaaaaatatatattaacaataaaataacaatttgataaataatttaattaattaattaattttataatttaataacatgtaaaatattttaatatattattaaaataaaaaatattttacaaaatgcatataacaaattttttttactaattacaaaattaatttaaatgaataacctttaaaaactatttaaataaaataatattttaatattttttatttttatcaaccaaacacaataaccatttatagattctaaattttatcaaatataacaatatttcataatcaaataacatatctcaatggttatttttttatttttgataataaatggTTACCTAAACAAATGTACAATCCATAGATTTCTtgtaaacataaatataatttagagaACCCAGAGACAGAGCAATCCGTATGTATCCAACTGTGaactcaaatatctacctaTAGTCAACTTCACTGAGCAACCgattaatatttcataactaAATAAATTGGTTGCAGCTTAAGAAAAAGATCATATATGAAGGAGattacaaaaaaatatcatCTAGAAAAATCAGGGTATGATGCAGAATTGACAGAAATACAAAGCAGAGTGTCGAGGCAAGATTTTTCCAGGACATGATCTCCAATCAACTTCACACGATCATTTCTGGCAGCCATCCGCAACGAAAATGCAAAATGTTAAGTTTGAAAGGTCCTACTCTTTCCGAATGAATCCATTGCCTTAATCTCATTGGCGTAGAATCTGCTGTAGCTGAAGCACTTGATTTCTCTGCTCTGGAGGCAGGAGATTAATCTGTTCTGGTGTCAAGCTCATGACCTGCTGAAGTAGTGCCTTCTCCATCTCAGGACTCAACTACACATTGGCCAGGACAAAAATCAAAATGCTGATTGTAGATACTAGACGCATCAATAGCAGTAgacattaaatttttaagataagaTAAGATACCGATGCAGGTCGAGGAGGTTGATTGCCTGGGCCCATCTGACCTGGAACAACTGATGGTGGTCCTTGAAGTTGTGTCATTGCTGAATTGTCCGAGGGACCAGACATCCAAGGTCCTCTATCTACTTGCATAGAATTTCCAACCGGATTTCCAAATTCTGTCCCCATATGTGAACCTCCAGCCTGTTACATTAAGTAAACTAGATGTCACAACAGTCATCTGAGAGtcatgaattaaattaaatcgaaAGACTTATGAAATCTAGACGTCATAACAGTCAACAAAGGTAGTAAAAGAAAGATTATTGTTTGCATAGAAAACAAAGGATAAAAATATAGAGGATTGTTATCCATAGCAAAATTACAATCCTACATTTCTGATTTTAGCTATTAATAAATTGCTAAAAGAACAAGAGAGTATGTTTCATAAAGAGATGAAACAAGGGccataattatacccaaaaatgtaaaattaaaagaacaatGTATTGTAACTATAGTGAATATTTATCCACTGTAAAAAAGTCAGTTAGAAACACATGGAGAACCAATCAATTGACATAGAACGCCTAATAGAACATGCATACCTGATACAATGATTGCGGTGGGGGTTGACTTGGAAGTGGTGGCTGTCCCTGCTGGAATGAAGGCCCCATGCTTGATGGAGGTTTGGTACTTGACTGGATAgttagagaaaaaaaagccaTTCCAAATCAGTTCACAAGTGATACACCTGAAATAACTATTAACAAATATTCAACTTACATGATACATAGATTGTGAGGGATGATTTTGAGCACCAGGGTGTTGGAAACCAACATTGGGCCCCATTTGGGGGGCATACTGATGATGGAAAGATGGCACTGAAGATGGTCTCGGTTGGGGTGGTAATGGTGGTTGCAATGGAAGATGAGGATGTCCTGTTGACTGTAATTGTTGTGGCAATTGGCTAGAGGAAGTAGACATTTGGGGTTGATGAAGTGATGGTGGCTGTGAAGCAGAATGATGAGGAAGTGGAGGCATGCTTGAGACTTGAGAGGATTGTGGAAGAGACATTGGCGCAACTGCAGGATTCAAATGTCCCTTAGGCTGCTGTGGCATCTGTGGGGTATGTGAATGCATTGGCTGAGACTGAAGGTTTACAGCAGGAATAGAAGTAGATGACATAGGAATAGCAGGTTGGTTCTGGTGTTGCTTTCTTATAAAAGTTTGGGTCTGAGATGCACTTGTTAGGTCTGGCAAACCAACTTGACCAGGCAAAGAGTGTGTAGCCTGGATGTTTGACTGCTGAAATGGCTGTGCTGATTGCTGAGAATGCTGCACTGGTGGCGGCTGGATGCTTGGAACCTAAACACAATGAAATTTACTAAACACATGCACTGATGTAAACTGATGgagaagaaatttaataaagacCAAAGCATACCACTTGAGGAGGCTTTACCATGCCCAACATAATTTGTGCCTGGTTAAACAGCAAAAATCACAGAAATTTTAGTCAGCAATCAACCAGGTTATCAATTAAAAACAACCAAGTCAATATTTTAACCAAccccttaaaaaaataagtaatattaaaaccaacaaaacaaTCAGTAAtctgatttaaatattttcattgtttcaaccaaaaaaataaaaaatagagcaTCACTAACAACTAATTAGAATGGTAACAAATATCATCCACAATCTGAAAAACAAGCTACAGGCACTGCATGTTGCAACTGCAATGGCAAAAAGATGAGCCATGGCAGTATCTCCTTACATCATTTCCAGTATCCCATGGTTACCTGATTACCAGGCCTaaattttcatccaaaaatTCGCATCACTTTCTCACAACAAAAGTTTCATCAGATATGTAAGAAACCCTGACCTAGAAAATATGTACAAATATGCAACCACCagatttgttcttttctttttaaaaatgcAATTATTTATAGCAAGCAGTCAGCAACTCTCCATCAGTGAAAATGAGTGGGCAAAAAACACAACTTCAGCGACAAGAACAGTTAAGCAAACACAAAACCTCATAGACCCTCTGCCCTTCTTCCCATTAAGTGACATCaggaaaattgtttttttctttaattagacATTGCTAATATATTTACAAGCTATTGCTTGgtaaaactaaaaagaattaTCTTCTAACTCCAGATTGATTCAGTGCATTCCTTCAAAGTTGCTGTATTTGGGAATGAAAAGAATCCAATCAAACAACAACAATGGAACCTCCATTACATGAAGGCCAGTGTAAGCACACACATATAAACCAAATTCGACCAACCTAACCACCACTTTTGCAAGAATGAGCACCTTCAAAACCAGAGTGAATCTAAAGTGTATAACAGTCTGGAAGCACTTTCTaagttaaaaactaaaaaaaaatgctaTCATACAACCAGATGAACATGGGTGAAGAAAACTGGTGTAACATAGTAAATCTCAATCTCATACAATAGTCCTGATACAagacttaattttattttatttgtttctcttCCTTTTAACACAATTTGCCTCTCTATGAAAGCATATTAATGTCTCTACTGCAGCCTCTCGCATGGTCTAAATATTTTAGGAAATAAAGAAgcttaaataatcaaaataaaactaaaaacacaAACCAAACCCTAATTAGGCAATATTACTTCACTAAGGAAATACTTCACTTAACAATCAATGATagtaaaaagaacaaaattatgTAGCGTTTAAAGCGCAATATGCAAGTAAtttaaagaaggaaaataaaattgaaacctGAAAAAGGGCTTTGGTCAAGAGAGGGTTTTGAATTAGGATCTGCCTCGCTTGTTGCTGGTTCTGTTCTATCAGAGTCTACATTCACCAAACgcataacaaaaaaaaaaaaacataatcagCGCTTTTAGACGTTAATATTGAGGTGCTGtttggaggaaaagaaactgTGTAAAAGAGAGAGAGTATTGGATTGTGCCTTCATTTGAGACATAATCTCGTAGAGCTGGCTCTTTGACATCCCGGCAAAGTTCGCCGGTAAGCCGTCGCCGGCGACTTGCTTTCCCGCCATTGTCCAAGACTGAAAAAGAGATTGAAAGGAAGACAGCGGTCTGGTTGATCGGGAGTTGGAGAACTTAATCGAGACTCTGTTATTATGTGTTTACAAATGGGTGATCTCGGATCGTCTAATCGGGGTCGGGTTCTCCCTGCCCCAACCTAATTTAGGCTTTTCGGGGCCTGGATTGGGCCAGCTCCAGCTTACGCTCTAGTAAGCCCGACCTATTGATCGCcagtataataaataaattacaccATCATATTTGGTCTCCaaacaaaatgaatataaataatattatcggtattgcatcatcatataattaaataattttaaattaaaaataaaatatatataataaatcattcaatcatattaccAATATAGATGCACTATATTGTAAAAACACACTttctcaaaatatttattttagtgaAAAATTTGTTTGGGTTTAAGTAATGCAAGTTTATCATAGAGTATATTATGCatggaaaaaatatattatgatcCAGAATGGAAGAGGAAGAATTCATCTAAGAAAATGTGTACAAAATGCTctgaaaatattataagatcaaactttttattgattaaactcataaaaattgaatcaaagaTGTCTAATGTTACGTGCacttataaaattgaaattgcgGTGCCATAAATGCAATATGGATATATTGTTGATGTTACATAAACAAATTGAGAGACGTGAATGCAATTCATCCTTGAAATAAAAAACTGAGATACCCAACAAGGTTTTTCGTTTGTTGAGATCTTCATTAACAATGAGcatgaacatatatataattaacaataaaccaaacatatcttGAACAGTTGATCAAACATAATTAAACAGCTAGgtataaaaataacaaagaaattatACACAGCTAGTTTTGAGTAActaattagatattataatataacattatatgattgagtgattttgaattaatgataaaataatactcaatcacataacaAAATATCGTATGAATATTCAGCCCGAATGATGCTGAATTACTGTAATCCCTGAAGAAGATTGACCAGGGAAGACAACATGTTAGTTCAATTCGTAGCCCTCTCGTTTTCACCAAATGGAGTCCAGATTAAACGGTTGCTCCGGCTGCTGAGAATTATCTAATACCTTAGAAGAGGAAGAAGCTTGAAAATTCGAACTTAAATTATCACATTCAAACCTAGAAATCCCTTGTGGCAGAGGCTGATTTTTATAAGTATTCCTCACTTGCAATGCCTTCAAAAGCAAGGAATTCATGGCAAAGTTGGGGCTCGGGAAGCTCGAAGGCCACGCCCCCAGTGATGGAAGAGTTGCGGCGGCCTCCCTTGCCGCAGCCCAATTCATGTTCATGTTTAAATTACTGTCAGGGCTGTAACTTTGTGTTGGGATATTGTTATTGAAGCCGCTCGATAGATTTTCCATGGTGTTAAGATTTGGTAGCTGATCAATGTCTCCAAACTCGTTTGCCATCGAGTTTGTGTCACATGGAGAGCCCAGAGATGGCTGTGAGGATCGTGCTTGCTGGGGTTTCTTCACAGCTGATGAATTACTCTTTTGGAAGACCCTACAAACTACCCATTCCTCCTGTGAGAATGAAcatgaaaaattcaatatagACTAATCAAATAACTTCTATCAACTATAATTAAGGTGTCATGTtaacatatatacataaaacaCACTTATTTCATGTTTAGTTAGTTTACCATATATCTATTGTATGAATCTTTTGTAACAAGAAACCCTACTTGacaaatgattaaaattatgta includes these proteins:
- the LOC123196446 gene encoding cleavage stimulating factor 64; the encoded protein is MAGKQVAGDGLPANFAGMSKSQLYEIMSQMKTLIEQNQQQARQILIQNPLLTKALFQAQIMLGMVKPPQVVPSIQPPPVQHSQQSAQPFQQSNIQATHSLPGQVGLPDLTSASQTQTFIRKQHQNQPAIPMSSTSIPAVNLQSQPMHSHTPQMPQQPKGHLNPAVAPMSLPQSSQVSSMPPLPHHSASQPPSLHQPQMSTSSSQLPQQLQSTGHPHLPLQPPLPPQPRPSSVPSFHHQYAPQMGPNVGFQHPGAQNHPSQSMYHSSTKPPSSMGPSFQQGQPPLPSQPPPQSLYQAGGSHMGTEFGNPVGNSMQVDRGPWMSGPSDNSAMTQLQGPPSVVPGQMGPGNQPPRPASLSPEMEKALLQQVMSLTPEQINLLPPEQRNQVLQLQQILRQ
- the LOC123196449 gene encoding NAC domain-containing protein 87 produces the protein MEENLPPGFRFHPTDEELISYYLTRKVSDFSFTSKAIVDVDLNKCEPWDLPGKASLGEKEWYFFNMRDRKYPTGLRTNRATEAGYWKTTGKDKEIFREGVLVGMKKTLVFYKGRAPKGQKSNWVMHEYRLENKHPFKSAKEEWVVCRVFQKSNSSAVKKPQQARSSQPSLGSPCDTNSMANEFGDIDQLPNLNTMENLSSGFNNNIPTQSYSPDSNLNMNMNWAAAREAAATLPSLGAWPSSFPSPNFAMNSLLLKALQVRNTYKNQPLPQGISRFECDNLSSNFQASSSSKVLDNSQQPEQPFNLDSIW